One bacterium DNA window includes the following coding sequences:
- the panB gene encoding 3-methyl-2-oxobutanoate hydroxymethyltransferase: MNPDQPHPVTVPALIDYKRRGDKIVALTAYDALFARLLEESGIDVILVGDSAAQVCAGRESTLPMTMEEALYHSRMVRRGVRTALLVADMPFLSYQVSAEEALRNAGRFFKEAEVDAVKLEGGITIAGTVRQLVQAGMPVMGHLGLTPQSVHRFGGYPVQATETWAAEQLRVDAQALQQAGIFALVLEKIPAELARKVTAELEVPTIGIGAGPHCDGQILVTHDMLGLFEAFRPKFVRRYAELAAVVRQACGRYAEEVRSGAFPGPDESY, encoded by the coding sequence ATGAACCCGGATCAACCGCACCCTGTTACCGTACCCGCCCTGATTGATTACAAACGACGCGGCGACAAGATCGTCGCGCTTACGGCCTATGATGCCCTCTTTGCCCGGTTGCTTGAGGAGTCGGGTATCGATGTAATTCTGGTCGGGGATTCTGCCGCGCAGGTCTGCGCCGGCCGCGAATCGACCCTGCCGATGACCATGGAGGAGGCGCTTTACCACAGCCGCATGGTGCGCCGCGGCGTGCGGACGGCCCTGCTGGTTGCGGATATGCCCTTTCTTTCCTATCAGGTTTCCGCAGAGGAGGCCTTGCGTAATGCCGGCCGCTTCTTCAAGGAGGCGGAAGTCGATGCAGTCAAGCTTGAAGGCGGCATAACCATCGCCGGCACGGTTCGGCAACTGGTCCAGGCCGGCATGCCGGTCATGGGGCATCTCGGGTTGACGCCGCAGTCGGTGCACCGGTTTGGGGGCTACCCCGTGCAGGCGACCGAGACCTGGGCGGCGGAGCAGCTCCGCGTCGATGCCCAGGCGCTGCAACAAGCCGGCATCTTCGCGTTGGTGCTGGAGAAGATCCCAGCGGAGCTGGCCCGAAAGGTCACCGCTGAGCTGGAGGTGCCGACCATCGGAATCGGGGCCGGCCCGCATTGCGACGGGCAGATTCTGGTCACCCACGACATGCTTGGGCTCTTTGAAGCGTTCCGTCCCAAATTCGTGCGTCGCTACGCCGAGCTGGCCGCGGTCGTACGCCAGGCCTGCGGCCGCTACGCGGAGGAGGTACGCAGCGGCGCCTTCCCCGGCCCCGACGAAAGTTATTGA
- the panC gene encoding pantoate--beta-alanine ligase — MSDSALTVIVRPEEMRAQADLWRSQGLTIALVPTMGFLHEGHASLIRRARELADRVVVSIFVNPIQFGPNEDFAAYPRDLEKDKALVTREGTDLLFVPEAADLYPSGFQTSVHVERLTAGLCGASRPGHFDGVTTVVTLLFHLAKPHIAVFGAKDYQQAAVVRRMTRDLCFGIAIEVAPIVRESSGLAMSSRNSYLSAQQRAEATVLYHALRLAEALVRSGERDAGQIIAAMRILIDGIASSRIDYIALVDPDTLEPVQHIVADVQALLAVYIGRTRLIDNMRLAVKND; from the coding sequence ATGTCCGATTCCGCTCTCACCGTGATCGTCCGCCCCGAGGAAATGCGGGCCCAGGCTGATCTTTGGCGCAGCCAAGGTTTGACAATCGCCCTAGTGCCGACCATGGGATTTCTCCATGAGGGTCATGCCAGTCTCATCCGGCGCGCGCGCGAGCTGGCGGACCGCGTCGTCGTCAGCATTTTCGTCAATCCGATCCAATTCGGCCCGAATGAGGATTTCGCCGCTTACCCCCGCGATCTCGAGAAGGACAAGGCGCTCGTCACCCGGGAGGGGACGGATCTCCTCTTCGTGCCCGAAGCAGCCGATCTCTATCCCTCCGGATTTCAGACCAGCGTCCACGTGGAGCGACTCACCGCGGGGCTCTGCGGCGCCTCCCGCCCCGGCCATTTTGACGGAGTGACGACGGTGGTCACCCTTCTCTTCCATCTCGCCAAACCGCACATCGCCGTCTTCGGGGCCAAGGATTACCAACAGGCCGCTGTCGTGCGGCGGATGACCCGGGATCTCTGCTTCGGCATTGCGATTGAGGTCGCCCCGATTGTACGCGAGTCCTCCGGACTGGCCATGAGTTCTCGCAACAGCTATCTCTCAGCGCAGCAGCGCGCCGAAGCCACAGTGCTTTACCATGCCCTGCGCCTCGCGGAAGCACTGGTCCGGAGCGGAGAACGGGATGCCGGCCAAATTATCGCCGCGATGCGGATTCTCATCGATGGAATAGCCTCCAGCCGGATCGACTATATCGCCCTCGTCGATCCCGATACCCTGGAGCCCGTCCAGCACATTGTCGCAGACGTCCAGGCCTTGCTCGCTGTCTATATCGGCCGGACGCGGCTGATCGATAACATGCGGCTTGCCGTTAAAAATGACTGA
- a CDS encoding LytR C-terminal domain-containing protein, with protein sequence MNKRAFATRKVYVKRPANQKPARSSSPAAGFFKKGGKDILIWGLLVVNIVLIASLVKKIVLPAGGTPTTIVNSSTTSVAVLNGCGVKGVANVFADALREKQYNVVAVGNAETFDYEKSVLINRGQVENKEVERIASIVGVSRDRILTIESKTAQSDVEFVVGADYKDLRAYRKKH encoded by the coding sequence GTGAACAAGAGAGCATTTGCCACCAGAAAAGTGTACGTCAAACGGCCTGCGAACCAAAAGCCGGCACGGAGTTCGAGTCCCGCCGCCGGCTTTTTCAAAAAGGGCGGCAAAGACATTCTCATTTGGGGGCTCCTGGTCGTTAATATCGTCCTCATCGCCTCCCTGGTGAAAAAGATCGTGCTGCCAGCCGGCGGTACGCCGACCACCATCGTTAACAGCAGCACCACCAGCGTTGCCGTGCTCAACGGCTGCGGCGTCAAGGGCGTCGCCAACGTCTTCGCCGATGCCCTGCGCGAGAAACAGTACAATGTCGTCGCAGTTGGAAATGCGGAAACTTTCGATTACGAAAAATCGGTCCTGATCAATCGCGGGCAGGTCGAGAACAAGGAGGTCGAGCGGATTGCCTCGATTGTGGGCGTTTCCCGCGACCGCATCCTGACCATCGAAAGCAAAACCGCACAAAGCGATGTCGAATTTGTCGTCGGCGCTGATTACAAGGATCTGCGCGCATACCGCAAAAAACATTGA